CCGCAACCAGGATGAAATACTGGACTTTTTAGATAAAGGTGGTGTTTTTGATGCCATTGATGCTTCAACACAACCTGCTGAAGGTGGTGTGCCACCGGGCATGAAACCTTTTCTCAGGGTTTTAAGTAGCGGGAAACTCGCTGTTCCTGGAGATACCTCCCCATTAAAAGAGGATGAATGGTTAATAGTTGTTCGTTAGTTTTTATAGGATAAACTTATCTTGATACATGAACTGTAGATGTAATAACCCTGCTTTTAACCTAGGTTGTATCCACAAAATTCACATAAAGACAATAAATGAGTAAATTTAAAGTATTAAAATTGGTATTATGAGGTTAAATCCTATCTTGGTACTCTAACTCCTTAAATATTATAGTAAATTTGGTACCATGACTTTTATCAAGCTTGATATTACCATCTATTTGTTTAACTAAACTATTTACCAGTTGCAATCCTAATGATTCTGTGTTTTCAAAATTCAGTTCTTTTGGAAATCCTATTCCGTTATCACTGATAATAAGCTCATATTTATCATCAACAATTTTTAGTGACAGGTTTAATTCTCCCTCCCCCTCAGGGAAGGCATGTTTTAGACAGTTGGAGACAAGTTCGCTAATTATCAATCCGCAAGGCACTGCAGTCTCAATATTTAATCTAACCTCTTCTACCTCTATCGATGGTTTAACTCGGTCTTTTCGAATGTTATAGGAGTAGAATAACTCCGAAATCAATCTTTCGATGTAATCATCAAATTGGATGTTGGTGAAATCCTTGGACTGGTACAGTTTTTCATGGATCATGGCCATGGACTTAACCCGGTTCTGGCTTTCTTTTAAAACATCCACCGCTATCTTATCATCATGAACATGGTGAGTTTGAAGATTAAGCAAACTGGAAATAATTTGCATGTTATTCTTCACTCGATGGTGGATCTCTTTAAGTAAAACCTCCTTTTCCATAAGTGAAGATTTCAACTGATCAGTGGCAATCTTTCTTTCTGTTATATCCGTGGCAATCACCAGAATAGAGGTAAGTTTCCCCTCTTTTTCCAATGGAACCATCTGTGATTCAATCCAACTGTAACCACCGGTTTTGTTAATGATCTTACACTGGAAGGCGTGAACATCCTCTTTTTTTATTGCCAGAGATAGATTTTCAATATGTAAATTAGCATCTTCTTCAGGGAAAAGACCCAGATCTGTGAATTTCTCATCAATTAAGTTTTCTTTAGATAGACCTGAGAAATTGAGGGTAGCATCATTAACATCTAAAATTACACCATCTAACCCTACCAGTACCATGTAATTAGGATCTGATTCAAAGAGGACCCTATACTTCTCTTCACTATCAAGCAATGCTTCTTCCATCTCTTTACGTTCTTTGATGGGGTGAGTGGTGACCACTACCCCATCTATGCCCGGAACATTCATCATATTCTTAGAGACAGATTCAACTGGAAGGTATTCCCCATCTGCTTTCAGGATTCGAAACTCAGTTGGAATACCAGGGTTCCTCTTTTGAAATACTTCCTCCAGATCATGTGCAACCCTTTCTTGATCATCAGGATGTATGAAGTCCATGGGATTTTTCCCAATGAAATATCCTTCAGAGTATCCCAGAATACGTTCTGAAGAAGGAGAATCAAAGATGATTTGACCTTCCTCATCCAGTATACGGATAAGATCCGTGGAGTTATAAATCAAGGAACTGAATGTTTCTTCCCTTTTTCTAAGGGCATCTTCAGCCTTTTTCTGTTCTGTAATGTCATTAATGATTGAGAATAACATAATCTTATCCCCATATTGCATCGGAGATGAAAAAACTTCAACAGTACGTATTTCACCACCCGCAAGTTTATGAGGGAATATAAAGTATTCCCCTCCTTTAATTACACTTTCACGGGCTTTGCGAATTTCTTCAGAAGGTAACTGATTAATTTGGTCAAGATTCATGGATCGGAGCGTACTCAGATGATAACCATAAAATTTACTGGCTGCGTGGTTAGCATCAACAATCTTCCCTGTTTTTGGGTCAATTAAGAGCATAACTGCATTATTCTGTTCAAATAGCATTCTAAATCTTTTTTCACTGTTTTCGAGTGTTTTTTCGGCAAGTTTAAGGTCGGTGATATCGGTGTGTGTGCCAACCATTCTCTTTGGTTTGCCTTCTTTATCATATTCCACCACCTTTCCCCTGGTGAGTATCCAACACCATTTACCATCCTTTGTTTTCATGCGGAATTCAAGGGAGTATCCTTCACCTTTATCAATATGATCCTGTATTTTTTGCTCCACTTGGCCAATATCATCAGGATGGACCAGGGATTTGAAGGATTCGTAGGATCCTGGGAACTCTTTATAATGGTAGCCCAGCATCTGGTAGTAAATGGGACTAAAGTATGCCTTTCCAGTCAGGACGTTCCAGTCCCAGAGCCCGTCGTTAACTGCAGAAATAGTTAATGCATATCGTTCTTCACTTTCTTCCAGGGCTTCCTCAATCATTTTTATGTCAGTTATATCCTGGTTAACACCATAAAGCTTCCTGGTGTGGCCTTTTTCATCTTTTTTAGCCCTGAACCAGGTTCTCACCCAAAAAGTTTCCCCATTGGATCGGATTAGTTTTCCTTCAACTTTGATTTGAAAGAAGGGGTCAGATGATGTTATGGCCTGCTGGAATGCATCGGTCAGTTGTTCATGGAAATCAGGATGAACAAAGTTTTGGGCAAATAAATCCGCGCCCATCTTATAATCTCCAATATCATCTAAATCTATTCCATGCAGTTTGTAGAACCTTTCATTGAAAGTGAAGGTGTTGCTGGGAATATCGTATTCCCAGTAAGCCATTTTAGAAAGACTCAGAGCTTCTTCACTCCGATTATAAAGTTTTCTGAAATCCATTTCATTCTTTTTACGCATGGTAATATCACGTGAAACCCCGTGAAATCCATAAAGCTTTCCTTCATCATCCCGGATACCACTTATAACATTTTCCAACCAACGGGTTGAACCATCTTTATGGTAATATTCCAATTCAATGTTAATTGTACGGTCAGTGCCAGGCAGGCCCTGCTTTTCAAGCATCAACTCATTTTTCAAGATCTCCTGAATCTGGAACATTGATTTGGGAGTTACTTGTTCATTTACCTGCTGTTTCATTCTTTCTTCGGGAGTAAATCCCAGAACCCTCTTGATTGAAGGGCTTACATAGGTGGTCTGTAGTTCCATGTTCAGGGTCCAGACAATATCATTCATCTGTTCGGTTAAAAAACGGTAGCTTAATTCACTTTCCTTTAGAGCTTTCTCTGTCTTTTTACGTTCGGTTATGTCCTGGAATATGCAGTGTGTTTGTTTAAAATTCCCTTGAACATCATATCCTATTTTTCCTTCAAATGAGACAGGGATAGACGAACCATCTTTACGTTTCATTTGAAATTCTACCCCATGGATTTCACCTGCAGCTTTAAAGCGTGAAAAGTTTTGTTTAAAATGATCAACGTAATCTGGTGCTAAGAAATCTGAAAAATGTTTCCCAATAACTTCATCCATATTATAACCCAGGGTATCAAGCCAGGACTGGTTAACCTCTAAAAAATATCCATCTACATCCAGAGAGTGATATGGAAGGGGTGCTTCATTGTAAAGTGTTTTAAACCTTTTTTCACTTTGTTTTAGCTCTTTTTCCATCTTTTTTTTGTAAAGAGCCAGCTCAACCGTGAATTTGAGTTCTGTTTTATTGAACGGTTTTAAAAGGTAGCCGTATGCATCAGTTAACATGGCCTGTTTTACAACAGATTCCTTAGAATGAGCAGTTAAAAAGACAACTGGTATGTCTAATTCTTTAATCTTTGATGCTGCATCAATACCGTTTTTTTCTCCCTTTAAAACAATATCCATCAAAATAAGATCAGGCATGATATTAAAGGCTTTTTCCACAGCCTCCTCACCACTGGAAGCTATGTATGGAACTGAATAACCAAAAGACTCCAAAGCACGTTTAATATCCATGGCCTCTATGCTTTCATCTTCCACAATTAAGATTTTTACATCAACCATTCTCACCAGCCAAGAATAAGTTTGTATGCAATCCTATTAATTATTTAGGAAAAAAATTTAGGGTGTTATAATAATGGCCGGGCAGATGTGGTGGTGTGATAACGTCAATTTTTAATTAGTGAATAAAATAAGGCATAATTATGAAAAATAGTCAGATAATGGCAAAAATCATTCAACTGAACCCAAAAAGCGTTTCCTGAAAAAAGGCGTGAAATACGGGATTATTTTAAGAGGAAATGAAACTTGGGTACAAAACGGGTTGAATTTGGGAAAAATTCTTTTTATGACCTTTTCTAGAAAGAATATAATCCCGTAATCAGTATTTAATAAACCGGGTTTATAAGTCCAAATTCAAAAACTAAAAAATTAACAGGCGAAACTGTGTGTGATAATTGAATTATTGAGCCCAATTAAAATATGAAAATTATTTAAAACTCCATAGAGGTTTTTACCATCATCTGTAAAGATTCCAAATTGAATATGAAAAATATTTTAAGATTCATCTACAAAATCAGCGCATTAATAACCCCATATCTAAGTTTTGTTTTTGTTATAATCTTTTTAGTGCCATGGATTATTGGTAAACTCCAGTTGCACAATTCTGATGAGGTTTTAGTTCTCATTGAGGTTTTTGTTTTAAGTTCAGCCACACTATCACTTTTAACCTTCACCTACATCGCGGCATTGAGTGATCTGCATGAAAAGGTGAAAAAATCTATGGTAATAGCCGGTGAAGCCTTTTTCATCTCCACGGTTCAGTTTATTGTGGGTTTAGGTCTTTTTTTACTGGTGAACCTCATCATGGACCACTCTGTAGGTTCCTGGAACCTTAATTTAAACTTCAGCATAGGTGGAGTGACTTACGTGATTCTTTTATTAATGCAGGTTATTGGAGTCTATGAAGTAGCCTCTGCTTTATCAAAATTTTTAAAAGGAGTATTTGAGGTTTATAAATCATTCCGAGTTTTTAAAAAGCCACGTTTGTATGTGTTTTTAAGTGAAAAATTGAAGGACTAAAAATATATTCTAAAAAAACGATGAGTATCAAATTTCCTTGACATCAATGAGTATACATAGATTATTTAGAATTAGATTTCATTTAAATTTATTTGGAATTAGATTCATTTAAAATCCTTATACCAACATTTACTTGCTCCCCTGTATTTTAGGGAGTAAGAAGCTGCGTAGGATGATCTAGAAGATTGTCTTTATTATATAGTGATGTTTTAAGAAGATAACCCTAAAATATTAGGTAATAAGTCACAAATATTAACCCATTAAAACAATTTGTTCATGAAAACATAATATATATAATTTATATTAATTTTATTCACAAAAACAAGATTTTATTATAACCCCCGCAGATACCCCTGTGGGATGTGAATTTAGATAAAAAAATAGGGTTACTCATTCTGCATCTTTTTGCACTATTTCTATTTCTTTATAAGCCTTTAAGCGAGATTTTTCAGCGGCGGCAAAGTCAGAACTCTCATCTAAATTTAATAGGTGTAAAAAAATGGTTTTAACATTTTCTAAATGTGTTTTAATTTTTTCAGGGTCTTGATTTGATTCGGGTCTTTTGTCACGAAAGATGACATTTTCAATGGAAGCCGTTACTGCATAACCCTCAGCTGCTGAAGGAATCAACTTTACTGCATGCCACAATTTATAGGGTGTTATTTTATGGATTTCTTCATTACTGGCAACATTTTTGACCCTGTTTTTAATATATTCCATACAGTTCAAACCATGAGAAATCCGGTCCATCACCACTTGGCATTCATCCGAGGAGATATCAGAGTTTTCAACCCTAATTTTTGCTAATTCTAACCGGGCAATGGTTTTATCCGCGCTTGCCATGTAATATTTCTTATTTTTTTCAGATACAAGATATAAAGGTTTTTTATCATGATGATCCAGATACTGGGTGATGAGGATTGTTTCGATTCCAGGCAGGGTGCGGTAGGACATGCCCCCTGCATTTTTCTCTTTTTCTGGGTGATTCATTTTAAAACACTGGTCCTTTTTTTTAAACTGGTCCTTTTTTAAATCAAGTAAATAAAATAGGCATTAATCATGATTATGAAAATAGAGAGGGATAACAGATTATAATTCACCCATTTAAGGGCAGATTTTCTATTAACTACTTTTTTCCTGGCGCTTAATATTCCCAACCCCAGGGGGACCAATGAAAAAATGACTAAAAGACCCCAATTGATAGTGGGGAGGTTTAGATTAACCAGGGGCATGAAAATGAATGATAATGTTGCCATTAATGCAGCTATGGCACCTATTATAAACCCAAACTGACGACCGTAAGTTGCTACTGCTGTTTTTTTACCCCCAAAACTATCGGCTTCCATATCTGGTATCTCCACATTGATGATAAAAAGCAGTTCATATAGCATAAGTGGTATAGTAAAAATAAGGAAAACTGCATCTAATCTTCCCATCAAAATCACATAACCGATCCCTGGTACTATGAACCCTGTTAAAACCGTTGCAAATTCGCTTAATCCACGATAAGATAGTCTGAGTGGCGGGGCTGAGTAGTACCATCCCAGAAGGTTCCCGGATAATATCAGCAAGAAAAATGATACTGGTAACTGGAAAATGATGGTGGTTATAATGGCCAGGGTGATGGATAATCCCATAAGAGCCAGGGCGAAGTTTTTAGAAAATTTCCGAAGCTCGGGATTGGTAACCAGAACCCCACTTCCTCCTGAAAAGCGGGTGGGTTCCTGAAATTTGTCCACCTCCAGGTCGAAATAATCATTGCTGTAAGAAACAGATAGATGTGCAGTGAATAAAGCTGCATAACCCATTATAAACTTGATCAAACTGAATTCTGCATTTGATAAAAGCGCAAGCAACGCTCCGGTGCAAAAGAATAAAAACCCTCCAAAAACAAATTGTAAGCGCCCGAGCCTGACAATTTTTAGGATAGTGTTGAAATTCATTTGTTTGTTTGAAATAAGTCTAGTTAATATGGATTTTTCCATTTATACATGCAGAGAAAAAAATGAATTGTCTTAAGGGGCTACTCCATCTCTGGTTCTATTATTACCAATACATTGCCATCTGTATCCTCAAATGCAGCCCTTATACCCACACCAGGAATAGCCTGTTTTTCCATTAACATCTTTCCCCAGGCATCTTACAATCTTCTGAGCATATTCCTCAAAGGAATCCACCAATGGTATTTTTGACCATTTCACCCATTTCTTTGGACATTATAGCTCCATTAATACCAGGCTCATCATCTTCTCCAGTTGTTACCAGCCAGTAGTCAAAAGGCCCTTCCATTTATGGATTTTCCATCCAAAAACTTTTCTATGAAACTCGATTGCTCTTTCTGGATCCTCTGCCCGGTATTTTAAAATGTATAATCTTGGGCATGTTTATTCAACCCCCTATTTCCCCATTGAATTGATTATATTTATGATTTTCAGATGATTTAAAATAAATGCAGGAAGCACATGTTGAAAATAAGGGAGCATATTTTGGTCATAAAGTAAGGATTGAATCCGGAAAGGCATAGTTTCTCTGACAATACCCCCTAATTAAGGAGGGAATAAGTTAATTAATTCAAAGATCAATAAATTATATGTAGAAAAAATGATTGAAATATAAGGGGGTGAAATAATGGAAACTGTTCAGATGAGCGGTGGCGCGATGTTAGTGCTTGGGATTATTATCGCAATCATTATCGTGCTAATACCAGCCTTCATATACATATATGCTTGGTTAGCAGCAATACTTTTAATCATTGGTGGCCTTGTAACCGTAATGCAAGGAAGATAACTCCAGTTATAATCGTGAAACCTTTAAAATCCCTTATTTTTTTTTATCCTGCTTATTATAAATTAAAGAAGAATTTTTTGAAGTTGATGGATTTCTGTGGTTGTACCATACTTATTGTTCTATGAATCGTTTAGACAATTTTGATCCAGTTTATTTTCGAGTTTCAGAATCATTATTATTTACAAACGCTGAAACAAAAACTCGTGAAGACAACTCTCGGACATTCGAACACTTGGAAGAAAAAAAATAGAACAATATGGGCATGCTCACAGCCTGCCAAGATTTTTGCTTATATCTTTAAATAAATAATTCAATATTTTATCTTATTTCTATTATTATTCGATTGTTGCTTGTGCGAAGTATAGAAGTTCACAAACATTCCTGTTTTCGTTTTTACCATGGAAATATGCTTTTTTATAATCTTCACTGGTTACATTTTGTATATTTGAGAATCCAAAAGTACTTAGGAATTCCTCGAGCTCACCATCTTTGATTCCGAATTGGAATGGTTCTCCTTGTTGTATTGCAAAGTTTCTGATATCTTGTGCAATCTTCAGTTTATTGGTTCCATCAACTACAGATTCCGGGAAATAATCAAAAATCACGGCACTGCCTTTGCCAGAATTCTCTGCGATAAAAGAAAGTGTTTCAGCGACTGACTTAGGGGTAATATACATGATTAGTCCTTCCATAATGAAAAGAGTCTTCAATGATCGATTATAACCTTTAGAAAATAGTTTTTCACTGAATGTTTCCTTTTCAAAATCAACAGGCACAAATACAACATGCTCCGGGATAGAACCAAAGATTTCCTTGATTTTCTCCATTTTAAAAATCTGAGTACCTGGATGATCCACTTCAAATACTTTAACTTTTTCTTTCAGTTCTTCGATTCTATAAGCTCGAGTATCATATCCAGCACCAAATATAACCAACTGTTCAAGCCCGTTTTCGATCAATTTTTTCGCAAAATCATCGAAATACCTAACTCTGGCTACAATTGAACCAGAGTTATTTTCGACAGTTGTATTTGCCTCAT
The Methanobacterium sp. DNA segment above includes these coding regions:
- a CDS encoding prenyltransferase, whose product is MEKSILTRLISNKQMNFNTILKIVRLGRLQFVFGGFLFFCTGALLALLSNAEFSLIKFIMGYAALFTAHLSVSYSNDYFDLEVDKFQEPTRFSGGSGVLVTNPELRKFSKNFALALMGLSITLAIITTIIFQLPVSFFLLILSGNLLGWYYSAPPLRLSYRGLSEFATVLTGFIVPGIGYVILMGRLDAVFLIFTIPLMLYELLFIINVEIPDMEADSFGGKKTAVATYGRQFGFIIGAIAALMATLSFIFMPLVNLNLPTINWGLLVIFSLVPLGLGILSARKKVVNRKSALKWVNYNLLSLSIFIIMINAYFIYLI
- a CDS encoding VOC family protein, which translates into the protein MEKQAIPGVGIRAAFEDTDGNVLVIIEPEME
- a CDS encoding PAS domain S-box protein translates to MVDVKILIVEDESIEAMDIKRALESFGYSVPYIASSGEEAVEKAFNIMPDLILMDIVLKGEKNGIDAASKIKELDIPVVFLTAHSKESVVKQAMLTDAYGYLLKPFNKTELKFTVELALYKKKMEKELKQSEKRFKTLYNEAPLPYHSLDVDGYFLEVNQSWLDTLGYNMDEVIGKHFSDFLAPDYVDHFKQNFSRFKAAGEIHGVEFQMKRKDGSSIPVSFEGKIGYDVQGNFKQTHCIFQDITERKKTEKALKESELSYRFLTEQMNDIVWTLNMELQTTYVSPSIKRVLGFTPEERMKQQVNEQVTPKSMFQIQEILKNELMLEKQGLPGTDRTINIELEYYHKDGSTRWLENVISGIRDDEGKLYGFHGVSRDITMRKKNEMDFRKLYNRSEEALSLSKMAYWEYDIPSNTFTFNERFYKLHGIDLDDIGDYKMGADLFAQNFVHPDFHEQLTDAFQQAITSSDPFFQIKVEGKLIRSNGETFWVRTWFRAKKDEKGHTRKLYGVNQDITDIKMIEEALEESEERYALTISAVNDGLWDWNVLTGKAYFSPIYYQMLGYHYKEFPGSYESFKSLVHPDDIGQVEQKIQDHIDKGEGYSLEFRMKTKDGKWCWILTRGKVVEYDKEGKPKRMVGTHTDITDLKLAEKTLENSEKRFRMLFEQNNAVMLLIDPKTGKIVDANHAASKFYGYHLSTLRSMNLDQINQLPSEEIRKARESVIKGGEYFIFPHKLAGGEIRTVEVFSSPMQYGDKIMLFSIINDITEQKKAEDALRKREETFSSLIYNSTDLIRILDEEGQIIFDSPSSERILGYSEGYFIGKNPMDFIHPDDQERVAHDLEEVFQKRNPGIPTEFRILKADGEYLPVESVSKNMMNVPGIDGVVVTTHPIKERKEMEEALLDSEEKYRVLFESDPNYMVLVGLDGVILDVNDATLNFSGLSKENLIDEKFTDLGLFPEEDANLHIENLSLAIKKEDVHAFQCKIINKTGGYSWIESQMVPLEKEGKLTSILVIATDITERKIATDQLKSSLMEKEVLLKEIHHRVKNNMQIISSLLNLQTHHVHDDKIAVDVLKESQNRVKSMAMIHEKLYQSKDFTNIQFDDYIERLISELFYSYNIRKDRVKPSIEVEEVRLNIETAVPCGLIISELVSNCLKHAFPEGEGELNLSLKIVDDKYELIISDNGIGFPKELNFENTESLGLQLVNSLVKQIDGNIKLDKSHGTKFTIIFKELEYQDRI
- a CDS encoding class I SAM-dependent methyltransferase, with amino-acid sequence MVENEYKQDETKIYADRKGPAKMAEGIAMIRAYESSKLEAERICYDPYAIHFINPKILEYAAKHRDEANTTVENNSGSIVARVRYFDDFAKKLIENGLEQLVIFGAGYDTRAYRIEELKEKVKVFEVDHPGTQIFKMEKIKEIFGSIPEHVVFVPVDFEKETFSEKLFSKGYNRSLKTLFIMEGLIMYITPKSVAETLSFIAENSGKGSAVIFDYFPESVVDGTNKLKIAQDIRNFAIQQGEPFQFGIKDGELEEFLSTFGFSNIQNVTSEDYKKAYFHGKNENRNVCELLYFAQATIE